A stretch of DNA from Penaeus chinensis breed Huanghai No. 1 chromosome 1, ASM1920278v2, whole genome shotgun sequence:
tggagatatgaatagataaaatgtagatggagatatgaatagataaaatgtagatggagatatgaatagatgaaaggtagatggagatatgaatagataaaatgtagatggagatatgaatagataaaatgtagatggagatatgaatagataaaatgtagatggagatatgaatagataaaatgtagatggagatatgaatagagaaaatgtagatggaaatataaatagatgaaaggtagatggagatatgaatagatgaaatgtagatggagatatgaatagatgaaaggtagatggagatatgaatagatgaaaggtagatggagatatgaatagatgaaaggtagatggagatatgaatagatgaaaggtagatggagatatgaatagagaaaatgtagatggaaatataaatagatgaaaagtagatggagatatgaatagatgaaatgtagatggagatatgaatagataaaaagtagatggagatatgaatagatgaaaggtagatggagatatgaatagatgaaaggtagatggagatatgaatagataaaatgtagatggagatatgaatagagaaaatgtagatggaaatataaatagatgaaaggtagatggagatatgaatagatgaaaggtagatggagatatgaatagatgaaaggtagatggagatatgaatagatgaaaggtagatggagatatgaatagatgaaaggtagatggagatatgaatagataaaatgtagatggagatatgaatagagaaaatgtagatggaaatataaatagatgaaaggtagatggagatatgaatagatgaaaggtagatggagatatgaatagatgaaaggtagatggagatatgaatagagaaaatgtagatggaaatataaatagatgaaaagtagatggagatatgaatagataaaaagtacATTCTGTGTTTCGCGGAGGACCACTGGCGATGCCTCGGGTtctgctgtttgtttgtctttgtattatatttgtttttctttattttatattgtttttttcatgtttacgtttttgggttttttttttttttttaatatacaacgTCTGTGTGTGGGTTAAGAGAAATGCTTGTTATTcaaatgtattattgttattcaaatgTATTATTCAAATGTATTAGTGTTATTCAAATGTATTattccatacatatgtgtgtgtttgagtctctttgtgcgcgtgtgtgtgtgtttgtgcttctgtttgtgcgagtgtgtgtgtgtgtgtgtgtgtgtgtatgtgtgtgtgtgtgtgtgtgtgtgtctgtcggtatgtacgtgcgtgcttgcgtgtgtgtatgtgttctcgtGCATCTGTGCACATACTAACTATTGTTCTACTTGTCCCCCTTTGCCTAGTTGATTCTGCAACCTCAATGTAAATCAGTATCTGCATTCCAACATACCATCTcatcgttacccccccccccccctccgtttttACAAACAGTTTCCCTACTGAAAGTCAcaattttcctctcactctcctcatttcctcccacgCACCAAAACTCACTTAAATATCTATATTCCCAGTCCCCCCACAAACTTCACCCACACATTCCTGGCCTCAGCGGAAGTTACGTGAACTATGTTGCTGGCATAAAACTTCATCACACTCGCTCTGATCCCTCATCCTGCCTTCTCCCTCGACCCGACCTCATTGCCAGCCTCATAAACCGACCTCACACTCCCTCACGCGCAGAGGAACCGCGTTATTATATACCCGTCTACGCtgtaagttttttgttgttgttgttgttgttgttttcttttaggTTACTCCATCTTCCTTTTTAGTCTGTTGTCTTTCTTCTGTTCGGCGTCCTTTTTCGGGTCTGTTTCTGAATTATCAttgtcttgtctctttttttctttctgtttttgttttctctctttctgtttttcttttctatctttctctttctctttctctttctctttttttctctctctctctctctctctttctctctctctctctctctctctccctccctctccttccctctccctccctctccctccctctccctccctctctctccctctccctccctctccctccctctccctccctccctccctctctccctctccctccctctccctccctctccctccctctccctccctctccctccctctccctccctctccctccctctatccatccatccatccgtcatcCTTTCCGTCCACCACCGTACCTTTTTCTGTATCCCCCTGAAATCCTTCTAAACGATACCCCTTCTCCTTGGCCCGCTTCGTAACCCACCCCCATCCTCGGACACCCACTCAGTAACCCACCCAGTAACCTACCCCCATCCCCAGGAAACCCACCCAGTAACCCACCCCCATCCTCGGACACCCACTCAGTTACCCACCCAGTAACCTACCCCCATCCCCTGTAAACCCACCCAgtaacccacccccatcccctgaaAACCCACCCAGTAACCCACCCAGTAACCTACCCCCATCCCCAGGAAACCCACCCAgtaacccacccccatcccctgaaAACCCACTCAGTTACCCACCCAGTAACCTACCCCCATCCCCAGGAAACCCACCCAgtaacccacccccatcccctgaaAACCCACTCAGTTACCCACCCAGTAACCTACCCCCATCCCCAGGAAACCCACCCAgtaacccacccccatcccctgaaAACCCACCCAgtaacccacccccatcccctgtaAACCCACCCAgtaacccacccccatcccctgaaAACCCACCCAGTAACCCACCCAGTAACCTACCCCCATCCCCAGGAAACCCACCCAgtaacccacccccatcccctgaaAACCCACTCAGTTACCCACCCAGTAACCTACCCCCATCCCCAGGAAACCCACCCAgtaacccacccccatcccctgaaAACCCACTCAGTTACCCACCCAgtaacccacccccatccccaggaAACCCACCCAgtaacccacccccatcccctgaaAGCCCACCCAgtaacccacccccatcccctgaaAACCCACTCAGTTACCCACCCAGTAACCTACCCCCATCCCCAGGAAACCCACCCAGTAACCCACCCCCATCCTCGGACACCCACTCAGTTACCCACCCAGTAACCTACCCCCATCCCCTGTAAACCCACCCAgtaacccacccccatcccctgaaAACCCACCCAGTAACCCACCCAGTAACCTACCCCCATCCCCAGGAAACCCACCCAgtaacccacccccatcccctgaaAACCCACTCAGTTACCCACCCAGTAACCTACCCCCATCCCCAGGAAACCCACCCAgtaacccacccccatcccctgaaAACCCACTCAGTTACCCACCCAGTAACCTACCCCCATCCCCAGGAAACCCACCCAgtaacccacccccatcccctgaaAACCCACTCAGTTACCCACCCAGTAACCTACCCCCATCCCCAGGAAACCCACCCAgtaacccacccccatcccctgaaAACCCACCCAGTAACCCACCCAgtaacccacccccatccccagtAACCCACCCACTCCCTGGCCTGCCGTAACTCCCGTCAGAGAGCCTGCCCGTCCGCCATCACGACACAGAAGGCCGGGATTTGAGTCTGTCGTTCCAACCTCTGTATTGATTATCTGCCTCACCTCTTCGGGTTCTCATGGTGGCTCAATGTTTAATTCTCGTCTTCCATGAAAAGTAGGAACggtgcctcccccttcccccccccccctcccccgcctcttccttcttcctcttccttcttccttcttcttttatcgtctttttcgtcttcttcttcttcttcttcttcgtcttccttcttcctgactcttcctcctcctttttccttctactcctcgttctccttcttcttcttcttcttcttcttcttcttcttcttcttcttcctcctgccccttctcctcctcctcctcctcctcctcctcctcctcctcctcctcctcctcctcctcctcctcctcctcctcctcctcctccatctcctctttttcttcttcttctcctccctattgcccctcctcctccttctccccctcctcctccttctccccctcctcctcctcctcctcctcctcctcctcctcctcctcctcctcctcctcctcctcctcctcctcctccttcttctcctcctccttcttcttctcctcctctccttcttcttcttcttcttctttttcttcttcttcttcttcttcttcttcttcttcttcttcttcttcttcttcttcttcttcttcttcttcttcttcttcttctcctcctcctcctccttctccttttcttcttttacaaccacctcctcttcctcctcttcctcctcttcctcttcttcttctttttcttcttctttttcttcatcttactgctttttctcctcctcctcctcctcttcctaccccgccttttcctccttctcctccttctcctcctccacctcctcctcctcctcctcctcctcctcctcctcctcctcctcctcctcctcctctacctcctcctctgcctacttttttttcttctcctcctcctcttcctcttcctcttctaccacccctcctccttctcctcttatttttcctcctccttctccttctcctcctcctcctcctcctctacctcctcctcctctccctcctcctcctcctcctcctcctcctcctcctcctcctcctcctcctcctcctcctcctcctcctcttcctcctcttcctcctcttcctcctcctcctcctcctctatctccttctactatacatcctcctcctcctccaacttctccttctcctccttcttctcctcctcctccttctcctcctcctcctccttctcctcctcttcctcctcctcctccttctcctcctcctacttctactctacatcctccacctccttctcctcctcctcctcctcctcctcctcctcctcctcctcctcctgctggggAAAGACCAAGCGGTTGGGAGTTCCGGAGAGGGGGTtccgtggaggggggggggtgacacggacggaaggaagggggggggggcgagataggggagagaaagggaggatataaaaaggaattaagaaggcaggaagggagaaaggaaggaaggaaggaaggagagggaaaggcaaggaaggagggagtgaaagagagaaagagacagagacaaataagtggatacacaaacaaaaagaaaaagaatgagaggttggagggagatcggagggaaaggaaagaggaaggaaggagagggggaagcagaTAAAAGAGAgtataagaaagaagaaggggtggTTGAgtcacgaaaaaagagagagaggaaaatgaataaatagcgggaggcaggggatggggagggaaagcgaaagggatgtaaataactaaaacaaaaaaagaaataaaaaatctggCCATACCTTACCATAATCTAATTTAAttcgagggattttttttttttttttttttttttttttttttatagcgcaTGAGAGGGAACATGTAACGTCACAAGGCAAGAAtcgaacagaagaagaagaagaagaagaagaagaagaagaagaagaagaagaagaagaagaagaagaggaggaggagaaagaggagaaagggggtagaggagggagaagaagaggaggaggaggaggagacggaggtagaggaggagggggggaagagaaaaggaagaggaggaggagaatgaggtggaagaggaggaggaggaggaagagaagtcagtagaggagaaactggaggaaaagaaggtgaaggaggtagaggaggagggggagcaagatATGTGTAAAGATAAATAATCTTTTAAGGTATTTCGAAGCCAGGCGAAGCGCATACGGGTCTGGCTTTGGTCTCTTTAGCCCCAGAACATCGGTCTCGGTCTtggaagatgtttttttttttccccgtgaaCCTGAAACCTCATGTTCTAACTCCGTTCCGCTACTCTCGACCCCCGACTCCCGACCACCGACCCCCGACCACCGACCCCCGACCCCTGACCCCTGACCCCCGACCCCCGACCGCGCCCTTGCATACGCCACCCCCTCTGCGCCAAGTCATGCGAGGTCGTGTGAGTCCCTCCCTCAGTGGATCGAAATGTCGAACACAAGTCGGAGGGTTAGACCACTCGCAACGgccctctctgctccctccttgCACTCGCTCCTCGCCTACTCGTTTCTGCAACTCGTCAttgcctttttgtctctctgtcggtctgtctcatccctctctctctctgtgtctgtctgtctccctctatctcctcttcccctcccctcccccctttctctcactctctctctctttctcttattattctctctctctctcttattctctctcgctctctcttattctttctttctctctctctcttattctttcttttctctctctctctctctctctctctctctctctctctctctctctctctctctctctctctctctctctctctctctctcgctctctctctctctctctctctctctctctctctctctctctctctctctctcgctctcttattctctctcgctctcgcttattctctctctctctctctctctctctctctctctctctctctctctctctctctctctctctctctctctctctctctctgtcactatctatatatctctatctctatctctattctctctacctacctatctctctctcctacctatctctcgtcctccttctctccttccttcccactacctcccccccttctctctctccctcgctccctccctccctccctctctctctttcccactccctccctctttccttctcatcccccccccccttctccctctcaatcaACCTATCTCTCGCAACTTCCCCTTACCCACTCACGCTCACAATTCACCCTCTTAACTATGGCTTCCCCACTACCTGTGCCTCTTCCAAATATTCCCATGACATAGCTCACTGTTTGACATTTTCTGTTGCTTGGTGTCAGAGGgaagacgaaaaaataagaaggaatttGTGTGTAATAAATTCTAATTGTGCTTTGCAATCCTAATTTCTAAATGTACTTCCGTcggtaatgttatcatttttatattcgtCTTGATTGCCATGTTGATGAACATTGTTTCCAGCATCAACGTGGtcattttcatatcatatatCCTCATTCAGATAATCATAGTtgatgtcattgttgtcatttgcTCTATTATTATTCCTGATATTTacatcaaaactgaaaaaaacatcTTCACAAGGAAAgtatgaatataaacagaaaaacaaatacacaaaacatcgaatctataaacacaaacaaaacaaaaacaaacaatacaaaacaaaaacacaacaaaaaatacacaattacatcaaaacatacacacgaataacaacaacagtaaaacataAACTCTCATAAAACAGAAACCACAAAAAGTGCCAAaactgaagaggaaaaaaaagaagcagtcaGGCTTAGGAATACCTCAGTCTCTCCAATCCTCCGTCAATCAAAGCCTTACAGTGCATTTCCCACTTGCTCAATTACCCCGAAACGCAGGTCGTCAGCAGCCGTTCGTGTGTGTCACATAACACGCATTTCCCTCCCAGTATATCGTCCAAATGGCCTGTTTCCCATGATGAAGGCAACGGAATGGGCGCTATGCAAATGGAAGACTTCGCGACAGGGTGTTGgcagggggggggcggggggtcacATCATAGAGTTCATGAGATGATGTCTGAAGGAGAAGGGTTGGCTGTGCTGGCGGGCGTGGAGTCCACCCTGTTTTATTACGATAAGGAActgggcgatatatatatatatacatacatatacatacatatacacacatatacatatatacatatatgaacacatatatacgtatatatacacatatatatacatacatatacacacatttacatatatacatatatgtgtgtatgtatgtataggtatatataagcatatatgtacatatatattatacatatatgtatacatacatatatatatatttatttatacacacacatacatatatacatatatgtgtgtccgtgtgtgttgtctttgtagacatatagatatgcatgtatatgtttatgtatatatatatgtgtgtgtgtgtgtgtgtgtgtgtgtgtgtgtgtgtgtgtgtgtgtgtgtgtgtgtgtgtatgtaaatatgtagatatataaaaattcaaacacacacacacacacacacacacacacacacacacacacacacacacacacacacacacacacacatatatatatatatatacatatatgtgtgtgtgtgtgtgtgtgtgtacatataaatatgtataaatatatatatatatatatatatatatatatacatatatatccatacattcgtatattcatttatgagtatatgtagatatatatttatatatatatatatatatatatatatatacatttatatatgtatatatatacatattcatatatatatgtatatgtatgtatatatatatatatatatatatatatatatatatatttgtatatatatatatatttatactaatatatccatatacatttttatttgtatatatatatatgtgtgtgtgtgtgtgtgtgtgtgtgtgtatgtatatctatctatctatcaatctatctatatatatatatatatatatatatatatgcgtctacaTATGcttgtaagtgtaagtgtgcacgtgcgtgtgcgtatgtaaacTCAACCCCTGTCACTTTGTAATGTCCAAGAATCCGAGTATTCTCTCAGACGTAACAGAAGGAAAAGGCCTCCGACGTCTCAAGAGAACGTCCTAAAATGTCCGTTACTCAGGTACtgtgagcatacatacatacatacatatatatatatacatacacaaacaaacacacgtgtgtgtatatgtgtatatatatatatatatatatatatatatatatatatatatatatatatgtatatatataatatgatttttaCGACACTGAAATTATAACATTTTGAAAGGCTTTCCTGCTAGAGGCTTAGATATTTATCTTCTTGTCATATTATATGCCAATGGAAATTTATGGTGAAACTGAGAATCATTTCTTGAAACGTAAGGTATTATGTTTCATCTTCACTGCCATCTTTTTCGTCTCCCCTAATAACTGCTTTCTTTCCCAATGTTTCTCTCGGCAATTTTCTTCATGTACTTGATGTGGTTCATGCTCTGCTCTGACATTACTGGTTCGCGCCATTCTAACCGCGTGTTTTCCCTTGcagatggaggagaaggtggttggTGGTAAAGAGAAGAAGTATGTGTTGTACACAGTGGTGGGCGAGGAGCGCGGGCGCGCCGGCGTGGGCGTGTGGGTAGTGAGGGTCCTCCTGGGCACCCTCCTGCTGGTGGCGCTGGCTGTCGTGCCGTACCTCTCCTTGCGGCTGGCGCAAGTCACCGACCGCACCCTGGTGGTGTTCCAGCCCGTGCCCGTCCGCAAccactccctccaccaccaccacgccgTGGATCACGGCAAGATCAGCCATGTGGACGTCGTGAGCTTCCCCGTAAGTGCCTCGCTCACCAAGGAGAATGCCACGGCGGAGGCAGCCAACGCCACCACCAAGGCCTCGGCCACCAActccagcagcagcaacagctcCTCCGGCAGCGGTAGTGGCATCGTCACCCTGCACGAGTCCGCCGTGACCCTTGCCGTCATGGAGGACACCAACGCCACTCGGAAACGCGGCAATGAGACCGAGGTGGAGGAGGTCGTGGTTGAGGAGGACGCAGGGCAGAAGGCGGGCGtcgaggaggacaagaaggagccCGAAGAGAACGCCACCACAGAAGACGCCGCCAGCACGTCGGAGGCTCCGGCCTCGATAGCGCAGGTGGCGGCCGTGACGGACCAGGCCAGCCCCTCCACGCCTCCGGCCGTCGTCGAGAACAACACCGGCGTTGTGAACACGTCGCCCGCCCCCCACCACGAGAGCAACGCCTCGTCCGCCGCTCCCGTGGCTTCGACCGTCGCCGTGGTCGCGTCAACGTCTCCGGCCTCGACGCCCCAGACGCCGCCCAACACGACCGGCAAGGCCGCAGCGCCCAGCGCGAGCAACGTGTCCACGacgccctccaccaccaccccgaAGACGACCACGAGCGCCACCACCACCAGCTCCACCAGCAGTCGCCGGCCGCTCGCCCACAAGTTGGTGTACATGTCCACCTCCGCCTCCGGCAACCACGTGGGCGGATTCTGCGTCTGGAAGACCGACAAGAATGTCACGCGCTGGTCCTACTTCTACGAAAACATTCCTATCGAATACCAGAGCCACCAGGACTCCTCTGACCACGAGATGCGAGGGATGCTGGCCGCCGTGCGGACGTGGGCGCCCCTGTGGAACGACCATCACGTCGTGTTGCGCTCCCACCACCCGGCCATCAACGGCGCCGACCACCCCACGCGCCGCTCCCTCACCCGCGAGCTCGAGCGCCTCTCCAACGGGCGCTTCACCTACGAGCTGGAGTGGCGCCTCAAGAAGACCGACCGCGTGGTGGACATCGCCTACTGCCTGTCCCGCCTCCACCGCGACTTCGCCCACTGGTTCCGCACCTTCGAGGGCCGCGTCGACGAGCTGCTCGGCCGCCAGGTGTGGGCAACCGCCAGGATCAAGAACCGCACGCCCATCGAGCAGGACGCCTTCCTCACCGACGACCCCGAGGACGAGGAAATCCGCGGCGATAAATGAGGGACCAGCACAGCGATGCTAAGAAACTACCAAAGTggactctttaaaaaaaatcatagatttaacatgaaaaaaaagaagaaaaaaactataaaaaaaattagcAAAACGTGACTTCGCAATAAAAGTGGTCGGGTCAGAGTGTACAAGTTGAATTAAATAATAGACCCTAAAGAAATGCAAAATGAAATACCTTATCCCATGTGATACCTGCGCTGCGTTGGGATGGTTAGCGAAAGAAAGGCACTCAAGAGATCCATCTTTCTCCAGTGCCGTGATTGCGCACCAAAAAGGACCTAGTGGTTAGCTCTGATTTAGAAGTCAACAGCTCCCTGGGCTAGAAAAGGAAGTGCGTACTGAAAGCCGCTGAAGTGAATATAGTGCATTGACTATtagctgatgatttttttttttttttttttttttacatatatatctatatatatatatatatatatatatatatatatatatatatatatatattatagcatgAAAAGATAAAGATGGCATGAAGTTACCAATTACTGTTTTTGAAGTGCTTTTATTGGAAAGTTAAATGGAAAATAAGATATTAGCCCCAAGGCATAAACATGCGCTAACATACATAAAATTCTATATTTGCTGGCATGCtaaagtaaaaagataaacatagtatgtatttatgaaaCATAAGAATCAAGATCTCAACTGAAATCTCAAGATAGAACGAACGTtaacataaaatgataatgatagtgaagagacCAAAAAGATGCATTACAAATTAGAAAGTtcaaagttatataaaaaaaatccgaaagcttTTTTTCCGAGATACTcagtaaatctataaataaaaaaaagatgaataaaaagttatcttaaataaataagtaaataagtgaatTACCTAAAATAAATTTCCTTGCCTGTTTTCAAGGGCGACACATCCAGCATATTCTGACGTGTCTTGTATAGTTTGTGAATTTTGTGATTACTCTGTACACAGTAATTGTTTATCCAAATGAATTAAATAGATTTAGGTAACTTTCAGTATATGAGTGGACTGTTTGTTGTAGAGATCATGGCTGATACAGATGTCCTTCACCATCATAGTCCGGTAGGCAGTGAGAAATTTTGCAGAAAAGTTTGTTGTTCATAGTGCGAGGAAGATGATCCGGAGAGCTTGCCGCCGGAATAGCCTAGCTGTGGTGTTCGCGTGGCTAAGCATCCCCCCTCGGCGACCCCTGGCCCGGCCATCGGACCAGCGGAAGTCGGGGGTGATGCTATATCTACTTACGTTAgattgtatacagatatacaaggGAACACCCTCTCACACTGTACATGCTGATGTggatgcgtatgtgtgcatgtttccgCGCGTatgtgcgcaaacacacacacacacacacacacacacacacacacacacacacacacacacacacacacacacacacacacacaccaaacaagcCGTGTCAGGCCAGAGACACCATGTCACTGTAAATAGTTAATCAACCtgcttctctcttatcctttgtTGTAATTTGTATGGCAGTTCATTCCAGCTATTACGAATTCGAAATATCAACAATCAAAATTTATCTTTAGAATCAAAGACTATACTAGACCGCCACCGATTATTTGTATTCGACAGGTTTTGCTGTAAAACACCGGGGCAGAGAATGCGTGGGACATGTAGGTCTTTTAGTCACTTAAAAAACGAATACAAAAACAAAGCGAAATAATAACTTATCCGCTAGAATATCCGGAGCATTGGCGCGGCCCACCAGCAGGGCGTTTAGTGATTCATCCCAGGAGAACCTCATGGCCCGCACTCGCTCTG
This window harbors:
- the LOC125030525 gene encoding uncharacterized protein LOC125030525 — protein: MVLYNSGHGKNERLPAQLRVLPRGAGSLPDFETGAAVEELAVVLMAVVFVPFSASAPSSLPLRPQQGLPKCGRSEADPLRCRCCATDEWRILSVVHRELCIFTTMPTRMHFERSWQQQRIPPERAAAKGHGERRRRRSFLLGHITGPIHRTLFSMGCGNTVRFHKYCVVLEILYRSRNSLKFWNNCTDLGISYSSVETARYLKCRIPHMQSEKRQRAGTSAPYTHEQTPSPSRDLGGYHPEYKIRVLQHTEPSVPAPSPSTSMIYKGPDSFISYRVRASACARARVCVRACACVSRPPPRAPVLPAASPPSARSSASRPPPAAPRTVLPPHAATLTITARHKQHYTKMEEKVVGGKEKKYVLYTVVGEERGRAGVGVWVVRVLLGTLLLVALAVVPYLSLRLAQVTDRTLVVFQPVPVRNHSLHHHHAVDHGKISHVDVVSFPVSASLTKENATAEAANATTKASATNSSSSNSSSGSGSGIVTLHESAVTLAVMEDTNATRKRGNETEVEEVVVEEDAGQKAGVEEDKKEPEENATTEDAASTSEAPASIAQVAAVTDQASPSTPPAVVENNTGVVNTSPAPHHESNASSAAPVASTVAVVASTSPASTPQTPPNTTGKAAAPSASNVSTTPSTTTPKTTTSATTTSSTSSRRPLAHKLVYMSTSASGNHVGGFCVWKTDKNVTRWSYFYENIPIEYQSHQDSSDHEMRGMLAAVRTWAPLWNDHHVVLRSHHPAINGADHPTRRSLTRELERLSNGRFTYELEWRLKKTDRVVDIAYCLSRLHRDFAHWFRTFEGRVDELLGRQVWATARIKNRTPIEQDAFLTDDPEDEEIRGDK